A region from the Corticium candelabrum chromosome 14, ooCorCand1.1, whole genome shotgun sequence genome encodes:
- the LOC134189950 gene encoding uncharacterized protein K02A2.6-like, with the protein MAKKTSLLTDTASNAVIDHLKSIFAHQGIPEEVISDNGPQYASESFKRFAREYMFQHTTSSPLYLQANGEAERAVETLKTLLRKKDDPYLALLNYHSTPLRNGYSPTELLMSRKLRMTVPIVETQLQPRAPDWTSLEKWEQKNKQAMKETFDERHKTKELPPLNPGTKGWIPDR; encoded by the exons ATGGCAAAAA AGACTTCTTTACTCACGGACACCGCCTCAAATGCAGTCATAGACCATCTGAAGTCGATTTTTGCGCATCAAGGGATCCCTGAGGAGGTCATATCTGACAATGGACCGCAGTATGCTTCAGAGTCATTCAAGAGGTTTGCAAGAGAGTATATGTTTCAACATACCACATCCAGTCCTTTATATCTTCAAGCCAATGGCGAGGCAGAACGTGCTGTAGAGACACTCAAGACTCTTCTACGAAAGAAAGATGATCCATACTTAGCTCTTCTTAACTATCATTCAACCCCACTGAGAAATGGATATAGCCCCACAGAGCTTTTGATGTCCAGAAAATTGAGAATGACAGTTCCTATTGTCGAGACCCAGCTACAACCTAGAGCTCCAGATTGGACGTCTCTGGAAAAGTGGGAACAGAAGAACAAACAGGCAATGAAGGAAACATTTGATGAGAGACACAAAACGAAGGAGTTACCTCCACTGAACCCTGGGACAAAAGGTTGGATTCCAGATCGATGA
- the LOC134189381 gene encoding protein DPCD-like, which translates to MAEASSWIKTLKAAKKSCLVQDGKRKIHFTLPDGKEMVEEYDQRTGELSVRKWRRKSTLGTTTQWEFEVGEAPYQAILNLESEHIRASSTNPVFVRRDTAKAFEWRVRNLPYLIPTYNVYVDDEQKHVVVKTTNRKYFKKYDIPDMTRAGLKLEQEALSIAHANNTLIISYKKPQLIVEQERLMKKELSKLKATHDGDVECPQS; encoded by the coding sequence ATGGCTGAGGCAAGTTCGTGGATTAAAACTCTGAAAGCTGCAAAGAAGTCATGTTTGGTACAAGATGGAAAACGAAAGATTCATTTCACTCTTCCAGATGGCAAAGAAATGGTTGAAGAATACGATCAACGCACTGGAGAGCTTTCTGTGAGGAAGTGGCGTCGTAAATCAACACTAGGAACAACTACTCAATGGGAATTTGAAGTGGGAGAGGCTCCTTACCAAGCTATACTGAATTTGGAATCAGAGCACATCCGGGCTAGTAGCACCAACCCAGTATTTGTCCGACGAGATACGGCCAAAGCATTCGAATGGCGAGTTCGTAATTTGCCGTATCTAATTCCTACATACAATGTTTACGTGGACGACGAACAAAAACACGTGGTTGTCAAGACAACCAACAGGAAATATTTCAAAAAGTATGACATTCCTGATATGACACGAGCAGGCTTGAAACTGGAGCAGGAAGCCTTGTCTATCGCCCATGCAAACAACACTCTAATTATCTCTTATAAGAAGCCACAGCTTATCGTAGAACAGGAAAGGCTGATGAAGAAAGAGCTGAGTAAACTGAAAGCGACTCATGATGGCGACGTCGAATGCCCACAGAGTTAA
- the LOC134189952 gene encoding dynactin subunit 4-like has protein sequence MSCTSADNSGDALICVKRCNSLSSVIEQVSKLINYYSKVVQAEKAEREQRKLFQRRARLSLGLAETKLARLGGRRSSLGTKSTSTPKRNFKSVAVDVEDVASKASENVEPLSDDFYTKPVDISETTTLRQRFQQPLSQPRLVNDLLPRKAHLTARYSMRCRECEHNLSKPDFNPSLTRFKIQLIAMHYVPHLRVARLPPLCYNQEETVIMSLYNPLQHAVPIQLELSSAEEERIPQATAEVTLPDSELIVAAKEDAIDYGDIEPTQYDDDPKIIHFRKANRLQFYIKVKPLKAVGNVQFSCHMKYDYHSKTSLALRSSSHDQPEMVPLDLCVDINLGLVSLPKPTVDNVSLE, from the exons ATGA GTTGT ACTAGTGCCGACAACTCTGGTGACGCTCTTATATGTGTGAAACGTTGCAACAGTTTATCAAGTGTGATAGAGCAG GTTTCTAAGCTCATCAATTACTATTCAAAAGTTGTACAAGCAGAAAAGGCGGAACGAGAACAGAGGAAACTCTTTCAACGTCGTGCCAGGCTTAGTCTTGGTCTTGCC GAGACAAAACTAGCTCGACTTGGCGGACGTCGTTCGAGTTTAGGCACAAAGTCTACTTCCACTCCAAAACG TAATTTTAAGTCAGTTGCAGTTGATGTTGAAGACGTTGCCAGTAAGGCTAGTGAGAATGTAGAGCCGCTGTCGGATGATTTTTATACAAAACCAGTGGACATCTCTGAAA ctacaacacTAAGGCAACGTTTTCAACAACCTCTTTCTCAACCGAGACTAGTCAA TGATCTCTTGCCGCGGAAAGCACATTTAACGGCTCGTTATTCAATGCGCTGTCGA GAATGTGAGCACAATTTGAGTAAACCAGATTTCAATCCAAGTCTCACTCGGTTTAAGATACAACTGATTGCAAT GCATTATGTTCCACATTTACGTGTTGCTCGACTCCCTCCACTCTGTTATAACCAG GAAGAGACTGTAATTATGTCATTATATAACCCTTTGCAACACGCTGTCCCAATTCAGCTTGAGCTTTCTTCTGCCGAAGAGGAGAGAATTCCCCAAGCTACAgctgag GTAACGCTGCCAGACAGTGAATTGATTGTTGCAGCAAAAGAGGACGCTATTGACTACGGAGATATCGAACCAACTCAATACGATGATGATCCAAA AATTATCCATTTCCGCAAAGCTAACCGTTTACAATTCTACATCAAAGTGAAACCTCTAAAGGCTGTAGGAAATGTGCAG TTCTCCTGCCACATGAAGTATGACTATCACTCAAAGACAAGTTTAGCTTTACGCTCCAGCTCTCATGATCAACCAGAGATGGTGCCACTTGATCTatgtgttgatattaacttggGACTAGTAAGTCTACCCAAACCGACTGTTGATAATGTGTCACTTGAATGA
- the LOC134189953 gene encoding uncharacterized protein LOC134189953 — protein MQGVVEYVGSLWRRWTGGDDEKPTPVVWASEQPNWDGLKDALDVDPHEFMQQILSEATAESLAKRGYAIVKLSPEVIKACQDMHIAMATFMKQSADEKAKFATKTDDLLYSPNQYHGYSKMKGLKEQFMVRACGHGMPLLFPGSYPTGVETDSVRSPHFGCASLKLYSLLDLLCRSVLEQVCDANHIPRKKGEDILDPLSSNHDRLETTVADDSKCWTSYVLPGYISSSLLDMFHYYNKFDREDGSNEKYKNNHLSHTDSGILTLVPCAAIPGLEGNESIRFVAIQSISEWISLEKIIHDATSTEGAEMFSREGFATVFWGDSCVYLTGENAQPCLHRVARSDLERYSYVFKMRTQPEATAPRYQEDFDLAVLQRKAVSDYSSNS, from the exons ATGCAGGGCGTCGTTGAGTATGTTGGTAGCTTGTGGCGGCGCTGGACAGGCGGTGATGATGAGAAGCCGACTCCGGTCGTTTGGGCGTCAGAGCAGCCAAATTGGGATGGCTTGAAGGACGCTCTCGACGTCGACCCTCACGAGTTCATGCAGCAGATACTGTCTGAGGCCACCGCAGAGTCTCTGGCTAAAAGAG GTTATGCAATTGTCAAACTGTCACCAGAAGTAATAAAGGCCTGTCAGGATATGCACATTGCTATGGCAACATTTATGAAGCAGTCAGCAGATGAAAAAGCTAAATTTGCGACAAAGACTGACGACTTGCTGTACTCGCCGAATCAGTATCATGGTTACAGTAAAATGAAAGGATTGAAAGAACAATTTATG GTTCGAGCATGTGGGCATGGTATGCCACTACTATTTCCGGGATCGTATCCTACGGGAGTCGAAACCGATTCTGTTAGGAGTCCTCACTTTGGTTGTGCCAGTCTGAAGTTATACTCCCTTCTTGATTTATTGTGTCGCTCTGTACTGGAACAAGTCTGCGATGCTAATCACATTCCACGAAAGAAGGGAGAGGATATTCTCGATCCTC tcTCTTCTAATCATGATCGTCTAGAAACAACCGTGGCAGATGACAGTAAATGTTGGACGTCGTATGTGTTGCCTGGTTATATCTCTAGCTCTCTACTCGACATGTTTCACTATTACAATAAGTTTGATCGTGAAGATGGCAGTAATGAGAAGTACAAAAACAATCACTTATCGCATACAGACAGTGGCATCTTGACTTTGGTGCCGTGTGCTGCTATACCAGGATTAGAA GGAAATGAGTCTATACGTTTTGTTGCCATACAGTCAATTAGTGAGTGGATCTCTTTGGAAAAGATCATTCATGATGCTACGTCAACTGAAGGAGCTG AAATGTTTTCAAGAGAAGGGTTTGCTACTGTGTTCTGGGGTGACAGTTGTGTGTATCTGACTGGTGAAAATGCCCAGCCTTGTCTTCATCGTGTG GCAAGGAGTGATCTGGAACGCTACTCTTATGTATTCAAGATGAGGACTCAACCTGAGG CTACTGCACCTCGCTATCAAGAAGATTTTGATTTGGCAGTGTTGCAAAGGAAAGCTGTTAGTGACTACTCAAGCAATTCATGA
- the LOC134189756 gene encoding uncharacterized protein LOC134189756 translates to MLSRVATLATDCKEEYFWYGMELFKQVEGCDELSTTFFEQMSASFPTLKWEWLMEFILHMMTSDDFSPALTFIINTLTIKEGKPPKSFFLWDIPLTALSALLSFAVWKNCCETESANKSSDILEQANNALKRLKNVIKLDGTWDAQLIAIFDLLIQFGKSKQAFKMVRKYYETHPGNPNAVRYMKNVKQLHPKRCKSGINSDQIIEVDGKAFIVPPDAFLNTEGSASLQSVLHVMALLDYGPYSNSIELWNSLWKSVYSLLKYEINDLLSCSAWTERREWWSRFYFNLEQAYHVLKSHKCATSLEMVCCRALTAHFLIRQGNDYTTYVMLGLVHRPSTSSSTEAERELHRSCVSPYTDTIHRLDSFLNPQEFVENIQKTQIEDKNSTESNSTEELFSDDDSDIVTSDPALVYKPVYENRIPRPKAPPRLPVFTALMEEGKPWRRIRKRVKKVDVTVTDSYESDSEELLAKQARKGNASVTDSYESDSNEECKQSCRS, encoded by the exons ATGTTGAGTCGTGTGGCGACTTTGGCAACTGATTGCAAAGAAGAATACTTTTGG TATGGAATGGAATTGTTCAAGCAAGTTGAAGGATGTGATGAATTGTCAACAACTTTTTTTGAACAGATGTCTGCTAGCTTTCCTACATTG AAATGGGAATGGCTGATGGAGTTCATACTCCACATGATGACAAGTGATGATTTTTCGCCAGCTCTGACATTTATCATCAA TACTTTAACAATTAAGGAAGGGAAACCACCCAAATCATTCTTTTTATGGGACATTCCACTCACTGCTCTTTCTGCACTTCTTTCATTTGCTGTTTGGAAGAATTGTTGTGAAACAGAATCTG CGAACAAAAGTTCAGACATTTTAGAACAAGCAAACAATGCATTGAAGAGGCTGAAGAATGTTATTAAATTAGATGGCACGTGGGATGCTCAGTTGATTGCTATTTTTGAT CTATTGATACAATTTGGTAAATCTAAACAAGCATTCAAGATGGTGAGAAAGTATTATGAAACACATCCTGGCAATCCTAACGCTGTTAG ATACATGAAGAATGTCAAGCAACTTCACCCTAAACGGTGTAAATCAGGCATCAATAGTGATCAGATCATTGAAGTGGATGGAAAGGCTTTCATTGTACCTCCTGATGCTTTCCTAAACACAG AAGGAAGTGCATCATTGCAATCTGTATTGCATGTTATGGCTCTGTTAGACTATGGACCATACAGTAACAGCATTGAGCTATGGAATTCTCTCTGGAAATCAGTATATTCTCT tttGAAGTATGAAATCAATGATCTGTTGTCATGTTCTGCATGGACTGAGAGACGAGAGTGGTGGTCAAGATTTTATTTTAATCTTGAGCAG GCATATCATGTTCTGAAGTCACACAAATGTGCAACGTCTT tGGAAATGGTTTGCTGCAGAGCTCTAACAGCACACTTCCTTATCAGACAAG GTAATGATTATACAACATATGTCATGTTGGGCCTGGTTCACAGACCGTCGACGTCTTCATCTACTGAAGCTGAGAGAGAACTGCACCGCTCATGTGTGTCACCATACACTGACACCATACACAGACTAGACAGCTTCCTCAACCCTCAAGAGTTTGTAGAGAACATACAAAAAACACAGATAGAAGACAAAAACAGCACAGAGAGCAATTCTACTGAAGAACTATTTTCTGATGATGACAGTGACATTGTGACTAGTGATCCAGCACTGGTGTATAAGCCCGTGTATGAGAATCGTATACCTAGGCCAAAGGCACCACCTCGACTTCCAGTGTTTACTGCATTAATGGAAGAAGGAAAGCCATGGAGGCGAATAAGAAAACGAGTGAAGAAAGTTGATGTTACAGTAACAGATAGTTACGAAAGTGACTCTGAAGAATTActagcaaaacaagcaagaaaaGGTAATGCTTCGGTAACAGATAGTTATGAGAGTGACTCCAACGAAGAGTGCAAACAGAGTTGTCGGTCATGA
- the LOC134189811 gene encoding 52 kDa repressor of the inhibitor of the protein kinase-like, with amino-acid sequence MKRRSKDQLTISALFEAARKRSRGGDPTQESVDSERASSHSINLELNPMTSEAYETADLSIEVTGSGGSGDHVSDRVEVLAFVNGDERDPAEACRAIRNDVGELVDPNKLQDDTKLSLLLGHFVPDSHFPFPPRQEKKSGRDTKRYFQLQWLEKYNWLVYSPSQNGGYCLPCALFSTDQSTGQLCKQAMVKFTKASETLRKHDQQECHKVCCTRASHFIATRRHGQANILQLVVDQGSKQKQENIAKLCALIKTVEFCGRQNISLRGHREKGFTWDPNEQLACNPGNFLALLRFRVDAGDEHLLRDFHMSQSARGLRASYLSPTIQNELIECCGKVIQEDILRDVRKAPFFSVCADESADASNQEQLPLVLRFVDESGLIREELAEFLCCSDGTTGLALANLLLTTMTEMGLQPKEKLRGQGYNGAGNMAGPLQGCASRVTAECPKALYLHCSAHCLNLCIIRLSKLPFIQSMWSSLLDVNIFFKYSPKRAHAMAEIVHEWRQGEGGDSKKKLVDLCKTRWVARHEALVVFAELYPAVLTTLETISRNRGGTVTWNATSSSSATSLHNNLTQFRFLATFVITSKLMAAIQSLTSSLQEKATDVAKAYKHVARVISVLQDMRDNINDRHGEWWTDVQALCLKTGVQESLPRYCSRQTYRGNIPAQTPVDYYRLNVSIPLLDDIISQMNIRFGNLQQLAMKGMSFMPTILLRDASAKADILEFGKAYQSDFPTASPNLDALSAEIDLWIAILKSLPISEHPATVAEALRLAMGNPLIPTVSRLLRLVCTWPVTSCECERSISALNRVKTSLRASMSQIRFNGLVMLHVHYNRKLSHLDVIRLFSARNPRKIILPNFGEPYSDSELANTFVLDTDSPEDTWDTELDS; translated from the exons ATGAAGAGGCGTTCTAAAGACCAACTGACCATCAGTGCTCTCTTTGAAGCTGCTAGAAAGAGATCTCGAGGCGGGGACCCCACTCAAGAGAGTGTAGATTCTGAGCGGGCATCGTCGCATTCCATCAATTTGGAACTGAACCCAATGACAAGTGAAGCATATGAAACTGCAGACCTCAGTATAGAAGTCACTGGATCTGGTGGCAGCGGGGATCATGTAAGCGATCGTGTTGAAGTGCTTGCATTTGTCAATGGGGATGAACGTGATCCTGCTGAAGCCTGCAGAGCGATTA GAAACGATGTTGGAGAACTGGTAGATCCAAACAAACTGCAGGATGATACAAAGCTCTCCTTGCTGTTGGGTCATTTTGTTCCAGACAGCCACTTTCCGTTTCCTCCTCGGCAAGAGAAGAAGAGTGGGCGAGATACCAAGCGCTATTTTCAATTACAATGGCTTGAAAAGTATAACTGGCTAGTTTATTCTCCAAGCCAAAATGGTGGATATTGTCTACCTTGTGCACTTTTCAGCACTGATCAATCAACAGGCCAGCTCTGCAAACAAGCAATGGTAAAGTTCACCAAAGCGTCTGAGACCCTTAGAAAGCATGACCAACAGGAATGTCATAAGGTCTGCTGTACCAGGGCCAGCCATTTCATTGCAACCAGGAGACATGGTCAGGCAAATATTCTTCAGCTTGTCGTAGACCAAGGgagtaagcaaaaacaggAAAATATAGCCAAGCTTTGTGCCTTGATCAAGACTGTAGAGTTTTGTGGACGCCAGAACATTTCTTTGCGTGGCCACAGAGAGAAAGGATTTACTTGGGACCCCAACGAACAGTTAGCATGTAATCCTGGAAACTTTCTAGCTCTATTGCGTTTTCGTGTGGACGCAGGTGATGAACACTTGTTGAGGGACTTCCATATGTCTCAGTCTGCTCGAGGACTACGTGCGTCTTACCTGAGCCCAACAATACAGAACGAGTTGATTGAGTGCTGTGGGAAGGTTATACAAGAAGACATATTGAGAGATGTCAGAAAAGCACCATTTTTCTCAGTGTGTGCAGACGAATCTGCTGATGCCAGCAACCAAGAACAGTTGCCCCTGGTTCTTCGTTTCGTCGATGAGTCTGGACTCATTCGTGAAGAGTTGGCTGAATTTCTCTGTTGCTCTGATGGCACCACCGGGCTAGCTTTAGCTAATCTGCTACTGACCACAATGACGGAAATGGGCTTGCAGCCAAAAGAGAAGCTTCGTGGACAAGGCTACAACGGTGCAGGGAATATGGCTGGACCTTTGCAGGGTTGTGCAAGCAGAGTAACTGCAGAATGCCCAAAAGCGCTGTACCTCCATTGCAGTGCACATTGTCTCAACCTGTGTATAATAAGGCTAAGCAAACTGCCTTTCATCCAGTCTATGTGGTCATCATTGTTAGACGTCAACATCTTTTTCAAATATTCACCAAAGCGTGCTCATGCTATGGCTGAGATAGTTCATGAATGGCGTCAAGGAGAGGGTGGCGACTCAAAGAAAAAGTTGGTTGATTTGTGCAAAACAAGGTGGGTAGCGCGACATGAAGCCCTTGTCGTGTTTGCTGAGCTTTATCCAGCTGTTTTAACGACGTTGGAGACAATCAGCAGAAACAGGGGTGGAACAGTTACATGGAACGCTACTAGCTCCTCCTCTGCTACATCTCTCCACAATAACCTAACCCAGTTCCgatttcttgcaacatttgTGATAACATCAAAATTGATGGCTGCAATTCAAAGCCTAACATCAAGTCTCCAAGAGAAAGCCACAGATGTTGCAAAGGCTTACAAACACGTCGCTAGAGTCATCTCCGTTCTTCAAGATATGCGGGACAACATCAACGACAGGCATGGTGAATGGTGGACAGACGTTCAGGCTTTGTGTCTGAAGACTGGAGTGCAAGAGAGTCTCCCAAGATATTGCAGTAGGCAGACGTACCGTGGGAACATTCCAGCGCAAACGCCAGTTGACTACTATCGCCTGAACGTGAGTATACCGCTACTAGATGACATTATTTCGCAAATGAATATCCGGTTTGGAAACCTTCAACAACTAGCTATGAAAGGAATGTCATTTATGCCGACGATTTTGCTACGTGATGCTTCAGCCAAAGCAGATATTCTTGAATTTGGAAAGGCATATCAAAGTGATTTTCCTACTGCGAGTCCGAACTTGGATGCGCTGTCTGCAGAAATTGACTTGTGGATTGCCATACTGAAATCACTGCCCATTTCAGAGCACCCCGCTACTGTAGCAGAAGCGTTGCGTTTGGCAATGGGTAATCCACTAATTCCAACTGTGTCGAGGCTATTGCGCCTTGTCTGCACCTGGCCTGTGACGTCCTGTGAGTGCGAGCGGTCTATAAGTGCTCTCAATCGCGTCAAGACATCTCTCCGGGCATCCATGTCGCAGATCCGATTCAACGGACTTGTCATGCTGCATGTCCATTAcaacaggaagttgtcacacttGGACGTGATCCGCTTATTTTCTGCCAGGAACCCGAGAAAGATTATTCTCCCAAACTTTGGAGAGCCATACTCAGACAGTGAACTAGCTAACACTTTTGTACTGGATACTGATTCACCAGAAGACACGTGGGACACTGAGCTAGACAGCTAA
- the LOC134189795 gene encoding deoxyguanosine kinase-like isoform X2, whose translation MSYPDMTYVCTNMPISLARTRTKLIVLSSVRAFRLRSLEGRLKRNVIMQAACFSSKSKLVVVEGNIGAGKTTLTLELAERMSAKALLEPISQNPFLEKFYSDPKKYAFQLQLWIFRRRLELYSEALNHMLQQNETVILDRSVFGDCVFAEVGHNDGNISNEEYAIYQQLCKRMSKIFPVPDVLIFLDMSPTCCHRRIISRGRVVCLIIRIYTVKTSKHVLLSLHYYIPHNLLLLRS comes from the exons ATGAGTTACCCGGATATGACGTACGTGTGTACAAATATGCCTATCTCGTTGGCGCGGACGCGAACTAAACTGATAGTTTTATCATCTGTGCGGGCATTTCGTTTGCGGTCGTTGGAGGGACGGTTGAAACGTAACGTGATAATGCAAGCAGCTTGTTTCAGTTCGAAAAGCAAACTCGTTGTCGTTGAGGGCAACATTGGTGCTGGCAAGACAACGTTAACTCTTGAGCTGGCAGAGAGAATGAGCGCCAAAGCCCTGCTGGAGCCCATATCTCAGAATCCATTTCTAGAAAAGTTCTACTCTGATCCCAAGAAATATGCTTTTCAACTGCAGCTTTGGATTTTCAGACGACGTCTAGAATTGTACAGCGAGGCATTAAATCACATGTTACAACAAA ATGAGACTGTGATTCTAGACAGATCTGTGTTTGGAGATTGTGTGTTTGCAGAAGTTGGTCACAATGATGGAAATATTAGTAACGAAG AGTATGCAATCTACCAACAGCTGTGTAAGAGGATGTCAAAGATTTTTCCAGTGCCTGATGTTCTTATCTTTCTTGATATGTCACCAACCTGCTGTCACAGACGAATCATAAGTCGTGGAAGA GTTGTATGCCTCATAATACGGATTTATACTGTAAAGACATCTAAACATGTATTGTTGAGTCTACACTACTATATACCGCATAACCTGTTACTTCTGCGGTCTTAG